From the genome of Balaenoptera ricei isolate mBalRic1 chromosome 13, mBalRic1.hap2, whole genome shotgun sequence:
tctttttcttctgggcaacctcctcttctggtttaggaacagtctgttctttttcagtaagGATCATCTCAGTGTGGCAGGGAGAGCTCATGTATGGGTTAATCCAACCATGAGCTCTGTAAGTCCTGCGCCGCATCTTGGGGGCTTTATTCACCTGGATATGCTCAATGACCAGAGAATCTACATCTAAGCCCTTAAGTTCAGCATTACTCTCTGCATTTTTGAGCATGTACAGTAAAAATTCAGCACTCTTTTTGGGCCACCGACCCTGCGTCCAGCCCCACTGTTTGGCCTGGGCACACCTACCAACTCCACCATTGTAACGACGGAATGGCACACATTGCTTCTTTAAAGTGACATCCTTCAGATATTTGGTGGCTTTTCGGATATGCATACCCTTAATGGCCTGGACCGTTTCACGAGTGTTCTTAAAGTGAACGCGAAGATTTGAACCTCTCGACTTGCatgattttgtggggttttctgggTCAAGTGAATAGCGAACCATTTTTAGAGGTTACCTCAGGCCACTTACTGGAAAAGCCAGGTCCATTCCTTACTGTTTGTATTCCATTTAGAGTTGTACCACATCtggttgattttgtttatttgttttttggatatgtgAAGCATATCTTCTGGTTTAAGAGTCAGAACTATACAAATTGCATGCTCAGAGAAGGATCAccccctccttatcccaccatCCCATTCCTGTACTTGCTTCTTTCTACCCTTTTCCCACTCACCCCCTGTAGGTAAACCAATCTCTTTAGTTTGTGGTTTAGGCTtc
Proteins encoded in this window:
- the LOC132377103 gene encoding large ribosomal subunit protein uL22-like, with the translated sequence MVRYSLDPENPTKSCKSRGSNLRVHFKNTRETVQAIKGMHIRKATKYLKDVTLKKQCVPFRRYNGGVGRCAQAKQWGWTQGRWPKKSAEFLLYMLKNAESNAELKGLDVDSLVIEHIQVNKAPKMRRRTYRAHGWINPYMSSPCHTEMILTEKEQTVPKPEEEVAQKKKISQKKLKKQKLMAWE